In a single window of the Olivibacter sp. SDN3 genome:
- the scpB gene encoding SMC-Scp complex subunit ScpB, producing MENVAQYIEALIFASEQSVEIYDIKQVIREALEYELSSEDIEEAIHLIEQKYAAPTFAIQLQKINNGYQFLTKKNYHKVINQLQIHHSKKKLSQAALETLAIIAYRQPITKLEIEQIRGVSCDYSIQKLLDKGLIQINGKSDAIGKPLLYGTSKIFMDYFGINCTADLPKLKDIANEEQSIGDVID from the coding sequence ATGGAAAACGTTGCACAGTACATTGAAGCTTTAATTTTTGCATCTGAACAAAGCGTTGAAATCTATGATATTAAACAAGTTATACGGGAGGCCTTGGAATACGAATTGTCGTCAGAGGATATAGAAGAAGCCATACATTTAATCGAACAGAAATATGCAGCGCCGACTTTTGCCATACAATTGCAGAAGATAAATAACGGATATCAATTCTTGACAAAGAAAAATTACCATAAAGTTATCAATCAACTACAGATACACCACTCTAAAAAGAAACTAAGTCAAGCTGCGCTGGAAACACTGGCTATCATCGCCTATAGGCAACCTATCACTAAACTTGAAATAGAACAAATAAGAGGAGTTAGCTGCGACTATTCTATCCAAAAACTACTTGATAAAGGGCTTATCCAAATTAACGGAAAATCAGATGCAATAGGAAAACCATTACTGTACGGAACCAGCAAAATTTTTATGGACTATTTTGGGATTAATTGTACTGCGGATTTACCTAAATTAAAAGATATTGCAAATGAGGAACAGAGCATAGGTGATGTTATCGATTAG
- a CDS encoding GNAT family N-acetyltransferase: protein MTVEVRTKKQEKQFLEVPKRLYKDDEHWICPLDNDIKQIFDPIKNNFHQHGVCARWILIENELVVGRIAAFINYEKAFSLQFKVGGIGFFECINSYSASKELFDTAKLWLQAKGIEVMDGPINFGENDNFWGLLIEGFTPPSYGMNYNKPYYRDLFINYGFKIIYEQITNHLDVNRPFPERFNRIAEWVSQKQGYTFKHFSKKKLPEFAKHFMEIYNDAWGDFENFKPIKMETIMESFKKMRFIMDEKLIWFAYIDNVPVSFIMVIPDANQLIRKFNGKMTIWNSFRFILNKRKVNRLRAIVMGTKKNYQKHGLESALFIKLKQYVIPLNRYKELELSWVGDFNKEMLSIHKATGAKPGKKHATFRYIFETVK from the coding sequence ATGACAGTTGAGGTAAGAACAAAGAAGCAAGAGAAACAATTTTTAGAAGTTCCGAAAAGATTATACAAGGATGATGAACACTGGATATGTCCGCTTGACAATGATATAAAACAAATTTTTGATCCTATAAAAAACAATTTTCACCAACATGGTGTCTGTGCCAGATGGATTTTGATTGAAAACGAGCTAGTAGTAGGAAGAATCGCCGCTTTTATTAATTATGAGAAGGCTTTTTCTCTGCAATTCAAGGTTGGAGGGATAGGTTTTTTTGAATGCATAAATTCTTATAGCGCTTCAAAAGAGCTATTTGATACTGCAAAATTGTGGCTACAAGCAAAAGGTATAGAGGTGATGGATGGCCCTATTAATTTTGGTGAGAACGACAATTTTTGGGGACTGCTGATCGAGGGTTTTACTCCTCCGTCCTATGGCATGAATTATAATAAACCTTATTATCGCGATTTATTTATAAATTATGGTTTCAAAATAATTTATGAACAAATCACTAATCACCTCGATGTTAATCGCCCATTTCCGGAACGTTTTAACAGGATAGCAGAATGGGTAAGCCAAAAACAAGGTTATACCTTCAAACACTTCAGTAAAAAGAAACTACCTGAGTTCGCTAAGCATTTTATGGAAATTTATAACGATGCTTGGGGAGATTTCGAAAATTTTAAACCTATAAAGATGGAGACCATAATGGAATCTTTTAAAAAAATGAGGTTTATTATGGACGAAAAATTAATTTGGTTCGCTTATATAGACAATGTACCCGTCTCTTTTATTATGGTAATACCAGACGCCAATCAACTTATCAGGAAGTTCAATGGAAAAATGACTATATGGAATAGTTTTCGTTTTATATTGAATAAAAGAAAGGTTAACCGATTACGTGCGATTGTTATGGGAACAAAGAAAAATTATCAAAAGCACGGACTTGAATCTGCACTGTTTATCAAGTTAAAGCAATATGTTATACCTCTAAATAGGTATAAGGAACTTGAGCTGTCATGGGTAGGTGATTTTAATAAGGAGATGTTATCCATACATAAAGCTACTGGAGCCAAACCAGGAAAAAAACATGCCACATTTAGGTACATATTCGAGACTGTAAAATAG